The Tachysurus vachellii isolate PV-2020 chromosome 10, HZAU_Pvac_v1, whole genome shotgun sequence genomic sequence aatgcttcagaaaactgagtcgggccgactaacaaaacaaacgtgtatccaaggagcagaaaggggcgtgtcttgtcaatatgcggcggagagtgttcagtgcgcatgtctgacattagcataaaggggcgtgtcttgtcaatatgtggcggagagtgttcagtgcacatgtctgacattagcagaaaggggcgtgtcttgtcaatatgtggcagagagagtgtccagtgcgcatgtctgacattagcataaaggggcgtgtcttgtcaatatgtggcggagagtgttcagtgcacatgtctgacattagcagaaaggggcgtgtcttgtcaatatgcggcggagagagtgttcagtgcacatgtctgacattagcagaaaggggcgtgtcttgtcaatatgcggcggagagagtgttcagtgcgcatgtctgacactagcagaaaggggcgtgtcttgtcaatatgtggcagagagagtgtccagtgcgcatgtctgacattagcagaaaggggcgtgtcttgtcaatatgcggcggagagagtgttcagtgcgcatgtctgacattagcagaaaggggcgtgtcttgtcaatatgcggcggagagagtgttcagtgcgcatgtctgacattagcagaaaggggcgtgtcttgtcaatatgcggcggagagagtgttcagtgcgcatgtctgacattagcccctgtcgttacctctgcctcgggttctaggtgttgaatgtcgtcttccgtgtgaaacggagctaaacctttcacggtacaacacacagtactacaaaaacacatttgtattaccatagtattactcattgtgttcatttactgataaaaatatcccctcggccagccgccccaacaggttccgccataatagttgcctgggttacgtatgtatgtgtggggtggagctatcaaaacaggggtgacacccatttgggttaggggcgtgtttgttttggtgatttcaaatgtcaacattggttttcagacatcgtgcaccgcacctttaatatctcatttgcattttcttaAACGGGGGCAAACCATTTTCTTAAACGGGGGCAAAAGGGCATCTGCATACCTTCTTTACTACAGTTTAACTAGCGTGCATTACAAAAGTAAATAACATGTTTGCGTAATTCAGAAACAATTAGAAACCTGTTGGGTTTGTTCAGTAATGTAGCCGACACCTGCTTAACCAGAGCTAAGACGAGCACGCCTACAGGGCCGCAAGTCATTCACACAGACGGCACAAAGAGACGCCATTGTTAAGCACTAACATCATAATAAAAGCTTGGGGATATTTCTGACTTTCTAAGGATTTACAGTTTGGGCAACAGGACCATGCTTTTTAAACTGAGCATCTATTAATATCTCAAATAGTTAATTAGAGGGATGTGTTCAGGTCAAAGGGATCAttgaatttaatataaaagggtttgtttttttttccttagccttttacatttaattgtaGAAAATGATCTCAGGCATGAGAGACAAAACACAAGCGTAGTAAGATTTTCTCATGTAGGACATAAACATATGTAAATACAATTTACTGAGATACAAATGACTAATAAATCATTATCACAGAAACAACATTAAAGTCAGTCAGCTTACTCATTCATTTAATAGCTTCTTTTTACTCAGACGCCTTTCTTTAAAGATTACTGAACTTTAAATGCCCtataacagaacagaaaactaTTTTATAAACTCATTAGTGTCGTTAAAActtccacactgttacactttCCCTACAGAGTTGTGAGTTCAGCACTTACCAGCTATGTTTCTTTGTGTTAAAATGTCctaggcacggtggcttagtggttagcacgttcgcctcacacctccagggttgggggttcgattcctgcctccaccttgtgtgtgtggagtttgcatgttctccccgtgcctcgggggtttcctccgggtactccggtttcctcccccggtccaaagacatgcatggcatctctggaaaattggcatctctggaaaattgtccgtagtgtgtgagagcatgagtgaatgagagtgtgtgtgtgtgccctgcgatgggttggcactccgtccagggtgtatcctgccttgatgcccgatgacacctgagataggcacaggctccccgtgacccgaggtagttcggataagcggtagaaaacgagtgagagagagagtgttataATCCAAATGAATTCTCCTGCAAGTTTGATTcgggtctcaagaggttaaTGCACTAGTTAAGATTTCCGTAGTAAAAGCTCACCTATAGACTCAACAGGTATGTTTGACTCTATCTCAAGGTCCAGATAAAGCAGTAAGATGTTTTGTGAACATTTAAGGAAAAGTCCATGTGTGTCATCGCTCTAGGACAGGGATCAGTAACAGCACATGAAGTCTTCTGAACTTCCAGGGAAGGTAAGGGATTGACGTGTGTGTAACATGTAGGTGATATCAGGAATTGTACGGTTTTGCAGATAGTCCACAACTATAAACACATCAAAAGTAAACGTTGGCAAATTCCTTTTgtgtaagaagaataaaacactgctaTAAAACACCACAAAGGGTTAATAAAGTACAAAACTCGCTTTAATCGAGAAACATTTCAGGCCGCACATAGTTTTAAAAATAGCAATGTTGAGAAGATGAACACCAAACACAGGAAATACAAACTGAGGTTGGTTTACAttcagaggaggaaaaaaaatgaatagcaTTAATTAAGCGAGGCGATGATATCGGCTCGTTAGCAACTTCTGAATCACGCGATCGAATAACTCGCATCCTATCGGATATATGAACGTAATGCGAAGTTCTTGTGCTTTCGGTTTAACGGAAAATTAAATTGTAACACCGAAGCAGATTTATTTGGTTTTTACAGCACGCTTCGGAAATAAAGAACGAACGAAAATTCGCGTACTCGCTAAACTGTTAGTTGTAAACAATGAGCTCACTTCAGCACGTATATTAGcgtacattaaaataaacaatttaatttatagTGAATACGCGTAATTATTGCATGTACTTCTGATTATTCAATAAATGTTTTACTTCTTATTCAGagttggttttttttattcaaatttttaCAGTCTGATATTAGTTAGCatcggtgtgtgtatatgcactCAACTGAACATTCAGTACTTCctggcatggattccacaagatgttgaAAAATTCCTTTGAGATTTTGGTCCATGATTGCATCAGACTTTTGTAACATGGTCCATTATCCTCCTGCATGTAGACATTAAGATGATGGGAACAGGGATCGGCGCCATGAAGGGACGCACACAGTCGACAAAGTTACTTGTGATTTGTGACGAGTGCAACGGGCTTGTGTATCTCTGGTTTTGGGTAGAAGCTCTGGTGATATTCAGAATGTTGTTTAACTCTTTAATGTACAATCAACAGTTCCAAACAAATCCTGCCGTATTAATAACGGTGTAGGAAATAAAATACCGTAATGACAGCTGAAAATATGTAACattatttgttaataataaatctgtatGGGTTTATTTTTCCTCCTTCTTCAGTACTTCATCGCCTGTAAcctctctatatatatacagtacatggtcATGCTTTAGCTACATGGCTAGTAGAAATGGTGAAAACGTGTCAGATCCCAATGAGCCAATAAAATGTGACTGAAAAACCTCTAAATACCTTCATATAGCTATGTTTCTGGTTACCCCAGAACTCCTGGGGATCGGTTTTGACAAAATACGGACTGCATTTTGCCACAGACTAACTGACATAACAcacatcttttcttttctcactaTTAACAggttataaacagaaatattgcaggtattaaaggtggggtgtacgttgtttgagggaacgcttcagaaaactgagtcgggacgacaaacaaaacataaatcaaaacgaacgtgtagccaatgagcagaaaggggtgtgtcttgtcaatatgggcggagagagtgttcagtgcgcatgtgtgacattaacagaaagcggttttaacattgacatggaggataaaaacaaagaaagaaagagaagaaagacttacgataaggtaagaagtaggacgtgttaatataggatcagctttccagcgctggagagaactgaaggagcaggaagttggtcacatattcacagattggagtttcctgagtcaataactcctgagctaaacactgttactacacaaataacacctcttttctatcgtagtaatgtagagacgcagctacaaccgtgttttgtgtagtaacagtgtttagctcaggagttattgactcgggaaactccaatctgtgaatatgtgaccaactttacttaagacgccgaggcgcttttttccttctcaataggtgagtaacgttggttttactttgttacacagaactaatatatgcctttgtcctttacatgattatgcttgtgtgtcatttttgcttgtttgtttatctgcaatcgtattgttcttcccttatgctatgatagacacatttctttccagtagttgtctgggttacgtatgtatgtgtgggcggagctatcaatacaggggtgggacccgtttgggttaggggcgtgtttgttttggtgattttatatgtcaacattggctttcaaacatcggagaccccacctttaatacagCCTTGTCTCTGGCCTTTTTTGCAGATGGCTGATCAGGACGAAGTGATGCGAGGCATCAGCAGGAAGCCTGGTGTGAATTATCCGGTGTTGACACCTAACCTAAAGGGCTACAGAGCTGCTGTAAGTAGCAGCAAAATCGTGGAAAAAACTCAGTATTTAAAAtcagtatttaattatttatgactGTGGATTTCACCTTAATCAGTAAATAATCAACTCTGTAGCTGTGTCACGAGGACATGGATAATAACCATGCAGCCcagtctgtgttttattttttatatatatatatctctatctctctcttgtACAGATGAGCGTCTGCACTAATATTACACTTTTATTTGTAGGTGAAGGCTGGCGCGAAGGAGGTGGCGATCTTCGGCGCCGCCTCGGAGCTCTTCAGTAAGAAGAACATTAACTGCTCGGTGGAGGAGAGCCTGCAGCGCTTCGAGGAAGTGACCGCAGCAGCCAAACAGGAAGGAATCCCTGTACGAGGGTGAGATCGACGCTCCGTCCCTGGCAACACCTCAGCAGTGATGTCGATGGTCTGACAATAGCGCAGCTGTAAATCACACACAGTATTCATTCTGATACTGGGATCAGTGACTCcgcttcatcacaccatcctgtctttgattattttcatatcaAATCATAAACCATGCGgcgttttattctttactgtcACAACACGATAAGCTCTTTAAAAAGCTCTTTAATCCACGTTATAGAGAACAAGAAGATTTTTCCGTTTATTTTCGAGCAGgggatttaattaatttattattattatactaatattattattctgtaattttatttaataatcatcAGCTCTTTATAGTATTTTACGTTGCAGTTAAACCGCTAACCACGTTTTGTTCCTCCAGCTACGTGTCCTGTGTCCTAGGATGTCCTTACGAAGGCAAAGTCTCACCGTCGAAAGTAGCCGATGTGGTGAAGCGCCTGTACGCGATGGGCTGTTACGAAATCTCCCTGGGTGACACGATCGGAGTCGGTACGCCGGGCGGCATGTCCGAGATGCTGGAGGCGGTGAAGAAGGAGGTTCCGGTCGACGCTCTGGCTGTTCACTGTCACGACACGTACGGCCAGGCGCTCGCTAACATCCTGGTCGCGCTGCAGGTCAGACGCTCATCTCGACGGCACACACAGCTTTCTGGAAGCTTCTTTCCCTTGTTTCCCTTTCATCATCTCTGTATGCAGAAAGAGATTAAAGCTTCACAGAAAGCAGATGATGATCCAATCcgattttaactttttttggaAAACGCACGTTAAAAAACGTCCCGTTTTAAAAGACGCGTTTTCAAATAAATTgttattgattaaaaataaataaatttaaaaaaactaaaatcgTTATTCACATATTctataaaggaaataaataaacaacaacaaaaaaaaaacaaatgaagtgAACTGAAACACAGTTTTTAGAACAAAGGTATCAGATCAGATCATGACACCGATTCTCAAACCCACATTTATCCTTTAACTCGTTGCACGTTATAAcattaaatagtttattttcCTCTACACTCATTTCTACGTCATTTCTTCCTCATATGGTATCTTTTCCCCTTGCGCAGAACGGCATCAGCGTCGTGGACTCGTCAGTGGCAGGACTGGGTGGCTGCCCGTACGCTCAGGGGGCTTCTGGGAACGTGGCTACGGAGGACGTCGTGTACATGCTGCACGGACTCGGGATACAGACAGTACGTGTACACACGGCTAAAAAAAATAGCGTAGATGACCTGATAACATTATAATATCAATGCGCTCATCTTTAATGCGTTGtcgttactatagtaacagcgTACACAGGTAATAGTCCTGaagaggatgtgtgtgattgttgaaTTGGCAGATTTTTTTCTATGGAAGGAGACTTTAGCGCCACCTTGTGTTTTTTCAATGACAtgacctgtttatttatttatttattttttaattaacttgaTACAGAGTACGATGAAGTGACGTAACGCGTCATAGCTCTGCCCGTGTCAtagtacttttattttatttatttttttgatacatttttgttttatcgtTTCACTCCTTTGGCCTGAAGAGAAGGAGACGCAGGACGGACCGTGTGTCATGGTGCGTAATTTATTTTCACTCGTTTCTGTTTCTCACGGTCTGATAGAAGACATAcgaggacagaggagtttatacCGTGCGGTTTGTCAGTGACATGACAAcctggggattttttttatgtcctATTAAAttgaagagagaaacaaaagagCGAGGTGAGAGAACGAATGTTTATAGTCTAGAGGAGAACAGGATATTACTGTTTTACATTGTTCTACAATcttaaacataactataaacagatacagaaacTGTTATTTGTCACAATACAGATTTATttgaaatctattttaaattCAGCCTGAAAcatctttcacatttcagctgTAGAAGATGCAGAGAACCTAATAATGGTAGTAAAAGTGATGACGGATATTTAGTGAAATATCTAATCACAGAAATCACAAACATTAGAAAATAAAGTGTTATGACGTTGATATGCAGtgcattatatacagtgttcTTAGCCCTGTTTGGACTGCATTGCTTTTTTCTGTATTGAGGATCTTGAGGCAACATCATGCTGGAAATTGTTTTAATAGAAACTCGGACTAAATGAGCCTTaaagtttttgtgtgttttcagagatgtaaaagaacaaaaacactgatATTACTAATAAAAATGAACTTAAATACAATCTCAAAAATCAATAATCAAAATAATGTTCATATAAGTATTGTAAGTATGTAAATAAGTATTTATAGTCAAGGTCACAGGTTCTCAACCCTGaccttttattaaaacaataaaaatgttcattatcTGTGTGCTTGGTGTGTGggcatgcgtgtgtgttgtggtgtgtacgGGTGCTTGGGTGCTAGAGTGCTATGGTGTACAAGTGCTATGGTGTGCGGGTGCTAGGTTGTACGGGTGTACAGGTGCTAGGGTGTACAGGTGCTAGGGTGTACAGGTGCTAGGGTGTACAGGTGCTAGGGTGTACAGGTGCTAGGGTGTACAGGTGCTAGAGTGCTAGGGTGTACAGGTGCTAGAGTGCTAGGGTGTACAGGTGCTAGAGTGTACAGGTGCTAGAGTGCTAGGGTGTACAGGTGCTAGAGTGCTAGGGTGTACAGGTGCTAGAGTGCTAGGGTGTACAGGTGCTAGAGTGTACAGGTGCTAGAGTGCTAGGGTGTACAGGTGCTAGAGTGCTAGGGTGTACAGGTGCTAGAGTGCTAGGGTGTACAGGTGCTAGAGTGCTAGGGTGTACAAGTGCTAGGGTGTACAGGTGCCAGGGTTTACAGGTGCTAGGGTGTACAAGTGCTAGGGTGTACAGGTGCTAGGGTGTACAGGTGCTAGAGTGCTAGGGTGTACGGGTGCTAGGGTGTACGGGTGCTAGGGTGTACGGGTGCTAGGGTGTACAGGTGCTAGGGTGTACAGGTGCTAGGGTGTACAGGTGCTAGAGTGCTAGGGTGTACAAGTGCTAGGGTGTACAGGTGCTAGAGTGCTAGGGTGTACGGGTACTAGAGTCCTATGGTGTACGGGTGCTAGAGTACTAGGGTGTACGGGTGCTGGGGTGTAAGGGTGCTAGGGTGCTGGGGTGTACAGGTGCTAGGGTGCTAGGGTGTACAAGTGCTAGGGTGTACAGGTGCTCGGGTGCTAGGGTGCTGGGGTGTAAGGGTGCTAGGGTGCTGGGGTGTACAGGTGCTAGGGTGCTGGGGTGTACAGGTGCTAGGGTGCTGGGGTGTACAGGTGCTAGGGTGTACAGGTGCTAGGGTGTACAGGTGCTAGGGTGTACAGGTGCTAGAGTGCTAGGGTGTACAAGTGCTAGGGTGTACAGGTGCTAGAATGCTAGGGTGTACAGGTGCTAGGGTGTACAGGTGCTAGGGTGTACAGGTGCTAGAGTGCTAGGGTGTACAAGTGCTAGGGTGTACAGGTGCTAGAGTGCTAGGGTGTACGGGTACTAGAGTCCTATGGTGTACGGGTGCTAGAGTACTAGGGTGTACGGGTGCTGGGGTGTAAGGGTGCTAGGGTGCTGGGGTGTACAGGTGCTAGGGTGCTAGGGTGTACAAGTGCTAGGGTGTACAGGTGCTAGAGTGCTAGGGTGTACGGGTGCTGGGGTGTAAGGGTGCTAGGGTGTACAGGTGCTAGAGTGCTAGGGTGTACAAGTGCTAGGGTGTACAGGTGCTAGAATGCTAGGGTGTACAGGTGCTAGGGTGTACAGTTGCTAGGGTGTACAAGTGCTAGGGTGTACAGGTGCTAGAGTGCTAGGGTGTACAGGTGCTAGGGTGTACAAGTGCTAGGGTGTACAGGTGCTAGGGTGTACAGGTGCTAGGGTGTACAGGTGCTAGGGTGTACAGGTGCTAGAGTGCTAGGGTGTACGGGTACTAGAGTGCTAGGGTGTACGGGTACTAGAGTGCTAGGGTGTACGGGTACTAGAGTGCTATGGTGTACGGGTGCTAGAGTGCTAGGGTGCTGGGGTGTAAGGGTGCTGGGGTGTAAGGGTGCtggagtaagagagagtgtaagaTCGTTAGTGTGTCAGGGTGTGTCAGGGTGTGTCAGGGTGTTAATTAGAGTTCATTATATGTAACTCAGCTTTGTTTATCTGTGAAACTGAATGTTAGTGTTACATTTCCAGTAAGAACTGGTGGTATTGAGTCACGTCTTTGTGTCTGTTACAGGGAGTCGACCTGCAGAAGCTGATTGACGCTGGAACATTTATCTGCCGCTCTCTCAACAGACGAACCGGTTCCAAAGTTGCTCAAGCTTCGTGTAAACTGTGACCTCGTTCcgttcagctgtgtgtgtgtgtgtgtgtgtgtgtgtgtgtgtgtgtgtgtgtgtgtgtgtttgtttgttcgttccCTCAGGCCTAATGTACTAACCACTGTGCCAATTGGGTAATGTTCATCCTGACGGTGTTGACCTTAACTCAAATCAGTCGCTCTCTCTGAATCTGCCACTTCCTGCTGAACAGGAAGTACCATTATCCCTGCAGAGCCTAATGAATGGATGCATATTGTGTAGACATATTGTGTAACCTGCGACACACACCGTCTCCAGCTGATACACACTTTCCATTTGGTCAAATAATTGAAGGAAGCGGTTTGAATCGGTGGCTTGTTTTTAGAATACACTCACACTGGAGAATTTCTCATGGATCAGTctgtaatctcacacacacacacacacacgtctgtttATTACGGAAGCATGTACAGCGACTGCTTcttgtctggatgcctcggatttgacaagtgtgtgtgtcagagagcgagagagagtgtgtgtgtgtgtgtgagagagagagtgtgtgtctgtgtgtgtgtgtgagagagagagtgtgtctgtgtgtgtgtgttgctggcTGGCAGCGAGTTACAGTctgttataaatatacagaagcATGTGTATAAACTGTCTAGTGTCTTAGAATTCTTCACAATGCCTCAATATTTTAATTCTCATCCTATAATGTTcctaaaataacacacacacattgtttccTGATAAGACATTAACACTTTTATCTGTTCAGTAAGAAgcgttaatgtttttttctggttcATCAGATCTGCTGATCCACAGTCCGGTCCTGTTTTCGAGCCCTAATATGGTCCTGCATAGAGCTGCATCCTTTCCAGAAGCCCTTAAGGCAGTTGGCTCTCACATTAATATCGCTCGGTACTGCCAATAAATGACCCAAACAAAAACATGAGGAATTACGAGTATGTGATATGTCTCCATGTGTCTTAAAGAAAAGTCCTTCTACTACAGACAGCACGGTTggattctcgattctgattggtcagttggtGCTGATACTGTTGTTAAAAATGATAACAAAAGGATGTGTAAGGAGCCTCCAGTGTCCGTGTTTTTGTCAGGGGTAAAGTTTCGTGTTTCTTTtactattacatttacatttctgacacacccttatccagagtgacttatattttatttaaatttatacaactgagcaagtgagggttaagggccacgctcaggggcccagcaccGACACCtttttgtggacctgggattcaaactcatgacctttcaCTCAGtagcccagcaccttaaccGCTAAGCTACCACAGCTCCTTATTAACTATGAACGTCGAATTAAAAACGTTACAACATTTAAACGTATCCGTAAAGGGATAAAAAGTAcatttcattctttaataaattgatATTAAATTGTAATCTTTGGCAACTGGCTGTGGTACAAGGGCGATAACATACTTCAGGAAATGcgggaaaataatcagcttcacGTTTATATTCCACATTtcctaatttttaatttttttttacgttaCTGTTTTAGCCGACTGAGACCCGATGCAGCAACTATTAAATCAGGAATGCGGTGAGGAATTCGAAGCCTCTGTGGAATGAGAAAAGCCTTCGTTAGGTTTTTGTCTCTAAAACAAAGTTTCTTTAAGCAAACGTTCGACGGAAAAGACGGAGCAGGACGAActttctgtttaatttattgctttataacCACGTTGTGGTTGCGGAGGCTTCATGCTGCTGATGGAACGTTAGGAGAACGTTTGGAGGACGTTGATAAAAGACCTTTCTGTGCACAGATCTTCTACAGTAAACATTTGATCGAACGATCGATATacttgaataatttttttttttttcatcacttATCTACATCCTTTATTTGCTAACTTGATTTAACGCTCAAATAAATGGTGGTTATGTAATAACTGGATCTGCTTGAATTTGTTCAATGTGCTTGATGATAATACGTAATAATACAAAAGGCAGCTGATTAACgaagcaggaaaaaaatcaGCATGTTTACATAACATCAGCGATAACAGGATTCTTATTTACTTCCTGCATTTtttcagattctttttttttacttcctccTTTAAAAGTGCTATTGTAGTGAAAGAAAGCTAACAGCGACTTGAATTACAAGATATTGTCTCGCCTCAAATCTTCAGCATCTCGAAATCCGCGATCCGATTTCTCGTCACCGTTTCCAGCtggaacttttttttatatcaggaTCTAGAACGTTCatctgaaggagaaaaaaagctAGCTGCgtatcatctttttttttttaaatggatttttgCATGAAGCTTAAGTAAAACTGAAGCTGGAGGTTTGTGAGACTTAACGTTGGTGTGAAATGATAAATTACTGCTGAGAATAAATCGGTTTAACGATGTTCATAAGGCGACGGTATTTTTAAAAACTCGTCCCATTTTTctacaaacaaaaagttttaaaaacttCAAGAAATCTGTACGAGACGCCCAAGAACTCCAGCGAGAAGAAGGATGTGATGTAAGTAGAGTGGGGGATGAATTGTAGCTAAAAGGTTTTTACTTGATAGCTGttagctttaaataaaatctcaagAAGTACAAAATGAAATGGCGACAGTTTATAAATCCCTTCATTAAAAACCAAGTAAAAGGCCCAGTATGTGACATTTTCACTTGGCTAATAGAGTCAGATTCTATAGCTGGAGTTGTTGTGCTAAAATGTTGGCACCTGGTTTCAGGTAAGTACACTGTAACAATGAGATGAATAAAGATCAGATCTACTTTATCTGGTCAGGATCATAGTGGATCAAGAGCTTATACTGGGAGCACTGGGCATGAGGAGGAAATATGCTACATAGATACCATTATAAAGAAACTACTTGGACAATTTAAGCACAATTCTAAACTCTACCCAGAAAGAAAGCTAAATAATAACGCTAGCTAAACAATAATGCTAgctaagtatttctgtttccttttaCTATGTATTGTACCAGTTGTATATGGTCCAAATGGTACAATACATAGtaaaaggaaacagaaatacttagcTAGCATTATTGTTTAGCTAGCGTTATTATTTAGGCTAGTTCTATATGCTAGCTTTAGAACTAAAGTGAAGAGGTTAAGAGGAGGTTTTTgtggacctctctctctctctctctctctctctctctctctctctctcaagctaTCTCCTGTCTACATTCAGGTGAGATTCATGATGTTTAAATGATTGAAACACGCATAAGATACTGACACTTATTCCTTGAGCTCGTCTTTCAGTCCATTTTCTTAAATCTATACGTGCTTTAACGTGTACACACCCTCACATTACCTGTCACACAGGTTGTGGTTGACTGCCAGCAATGAAGTTTTTCTGCTTTAGCGAACTTTGCACTGATTGCGCTAAGATTCAGAAAATAAAGATTTGAGTTTCGGGTAAAGGTCTCTGCTTAACAGGAGacatttcatgcttttattaatTGATTAAGCGGGAACTCGGCGCTTAAGTTGGCCTTGAATAGAAAGTGAGCATGGCCCATATCCCTCAAGAGCacagatgtataaaaatgagattaatgtaagtcgttctggaAATGGACATCTGCTATAAATGTAGGCTTTATGTTTAACCCAATCCTGCTTTCATCAACCCTTGTGCACTAggcagagaaaagaagaagcctttattttctctcacgtacattacagcatagtgaaaTTCGTTCTTCACATATACCAACTTTGGGTGTTGGGaacagagcacagggtcaaccATGATACATCACCATTAAGGCCTGTAACCATCATTGCttaacccaaagccttaactgcttgaccCTAGGACTCGCCCTGAGTTCTCTTCATCTGTCCTGAAAGACTGGATTACTTAGCGTGAAGTCTTGCTCCATCCTAGCCCAGCATTCCACTTTATTGCTCTGTCACTGTATCCCATTTTTCTTGATACTGTGTTTATTCTTCAGTCTCACATCTCATTTAGACATGTCTCTACTACATGACAGCTTCATGGGAACGTCGCCTTGCTGACTCATTTCCGCTGAGACCCACCTGCACTAACGCGTCAGGCACAAACGTAATCACCCGAGCATTTCTATTATTTACCTGCTCCTTTACCTAGTAAATGACTaaaggacatttttttcttaaaatgggCCAGTCTGAGCacagaaaaagaacaataatgAGGAACTATCATAGATAACATTCAGAAACAGCTTCCCAAATGTCAAAAGGAAGAAACAATGAATAATGTTATAGGAACAAACTGTTCAGAAATCAGAcaataagtttattatgt encodes the following:
- the hmgcl gene encoding hydroxymethylglutaryl-CoA lyase, mitochondrial isoform X2: MIDCLDLEVSLCANKPLPERVKIVEVGPRDGLQNEKSIVPAEVKIQLIDMLSEAGLPVIEATSFVSPKWVPQMADQDEVMRGISRKPGVNYPVLTPNLKGYRAAVKAGAKEVAIFGAASELFSKKNINCSVEESLQRFEEVTAAAKQEGIPVRGYVSCVLGCPYEGKVSPSKVADVVKRLYAMGCYEISLGDTIGVGTPGGMSEMLEAVKKEVPVDALAVHCHDTYGQALANILVALQNGISVVDSSVAGLGGCPYAQGASGNVATEDVVYMLHGLGIQTGVDLQKLIDAGTFICRSLNRRTGSKVAQASCKL
- the hmgcl gene encoding hydroxymethylglutaryl-CoA lyase, mitochondrial isoform X1, encoding MAVMMMKKMMRMRMRIVQTSGRYCISAKSVSLCANKPLPERVKIVEVGPRDGLQNEKSIVPAEVKIQLIDMLSEAGLPVIEATSFVSPKWVPQMADQDEVMRGISRKPGVNYPVLTPNLKGYRAAVKAGAKEVAIFGAASELFSKKNINCSVEESLQRFEEVTAAAKQEGIPVRGYVSCVLGCPYEGKVSPSKVADVVKRLYAMGCYEISLGDTIGVGTPGGMSEMLEAVKKEVPVDALAVHCHDTYGQALANILVALQNGISVVDSSVAGLGGCPYAQGASGNVATEDVVYMLHGLGIQTGVDLQKLIDAGTFICRSLNRRTGSKVAQASCKL